Proteins from one Ficedula albicollis isolate OC2 chromosome 3, FicAlb1.5, whole genome shotgun sequence genomic window:
- the LOC107603494 gene encoding skin secretory protein xP2-like → MSLKRQFLTVSQSMAQQRSPNEPKSVTVTIYSEKKLRWLRMEGRRGLKRPSDSDTGTFSPGSAGSPWPGPARLLGPGSAQFPALLPGSTQLPARLSSAQLGSARLPGSTQLPARLSSAQLGSARLPGSTQLPARLSSAQLGSARLPGSTQLPARLSSAQLGSARLPGSTQLPARLSSAQLGSARLPGSTQLPARLSSAQLGSARLPGSTQLPARLSSAQLGSARLPGSTQLPARLSSAQLGSARLPGSTQLPARLSSAQLGSARLPGSTQLPARLSSAQLGSARLPGSTQLPARLSSAQLGSARLPGSTQLPARLSSAQLGSARLPGSTQLPARLSSAQLGSALLPGSPLVRPGPAPRPRLRAVPGSAPRLHAAPCSAELGSARLGSAPLSRRRGRAGG, encoded by the exons ATGTCCCTCAAGAGACAGTTCCTCACCGTATCCCAATCCATGGCACAGCAAAGGAGCCCAAACGAGCCAAAAAGCGTTACTGTCACGATTTACAGTGAGAAGAAGCTGCGCTGGCTCCGCATGGAAGGGCGGAGGG ggctaaagagaccctcagacagtgacaCCGGGACATTCAGCCCCGGCTCTGCGGGGAGCCCctggcccggcccggcccggctcctcGGCCCCGGCTCCGCGCAGTTCCCGGCTCTGCTCCCCGGCTCCACGCAGCTCCCTGCTCGGCTGAGCTCGGCTCAGCTAGGCTCGGCTCGGCTCCCCGGCTCCACGCAGCTCCCTGCTCGGCTGAGCTCGGCTCAGCTAGGCTCGGCTCGGCTCCCCGGCTCCACGCAGCTCCCTGCTCGGCTGAGCTCGGCTCAGCTAGGCTCGGCTCGGCTCCCCGGCTCCACGCAGCTCCCTGCTCGGCTGAGCTCGGCTCAGCTAGGCTCGGCTCGGCTCCCCGGCTCCACGCAGCTCCCTGCTCGGCTGAGCTCGGCTCAGCTAGGCTCGGCTCGGCTCCCCGGCTCCACGCAGCTCCCTGCTCGGCTGAGCTCGGCTCAGCTAGGCTCGGCTCGGCTCCCCGGCTCCACGCAGCTCCCTGCTCGGCTGAGCTCGGCTCAGCTAGGCTCGGCTCGGCTCCCCGGCTCCACGCAGCTCCCTGCTCGGCTGAGCTCGGCTCAGCTAGGCTCGGCTCGGCTCCCCGGCTCCACGCAGCTCCCTGCTCGGCTGAGCTCGGCTCAGCTAGGCTCGGCTCGGCTCCCCGGCTCCACGCAGCTCCCTGCTCGGCTGAGCTCGGCTCAGCTAGGCTCGGCTCGGCTCCCCGGCTCCACGCAGCTCCCTGCTCGGCTGAGCTCGGCTCAGCTAGGCTCGGCTCGGCTCCCCGGCTCCACGCAGCTCCCTGCTCGGCTGAGCTCGGCTCAGCTAGGCTCGGCTCGGCTCCCCGGCTCCACGCAGCTCCCTGCTCGGCTGAGCTCGGCTCAGCTAGGCTCGGCTCTGCTCCCCGGCTCGCCCCTGGtccggcccggcccggctcctcGGCCCCGGCTCCGCGCAGTTCCCGGCTCTGCTCCCCGGCTCCACGCAGCTCCCTGCTCGGCTGAGCTCGGCTCAGCTAGGCTCGGCTCGGCTCCCCTCTCCAGGCGGCGTGGCCGAGCGGGGGGATGA